Proteins encoded within one genomic window of Triticum aestivum cultivar Chinese Spring chromosome 2D, IWGSC CS RefSeq v2.1, whole genome shotgun sequence:
- the LOC123054704 gene encoding kinesin-like protein KIN-14H, whose protein sequence is MASSLTPRSPYQKKENLGSLRRGMGYNAPPRRNVLSAINNGGGANAEPAPSEAGSEAPAFEFSGREDVDRLLSEKMKGKSKNDYKGRTEQMSEYIKRLRACIRWLVELEDGYLAEQEKLRGQIDSDNARHAEFEAQLGGALEELKAANLEMTTRCDSLEESLNKEKADRLIAVESYEKEREERESAEASRDVLTVDLERVTHEAKRFSEQLKMVQDTNKRLQEYNSSLQQYNSNLQADTSKNGEIISKLQREKSAMMEAMTNLKDLNNSMKNQLDSSMSSQKEAIRVKEELRKEVECLRADLQQVREDRDQSVAQLNTLTAELATYSEQARKSSKDSELLRIKAAAFEETCSSQQEQIETLQKQLAVATEKLKHADVTAIEAMTGYESQKETIKDLEERLAYAEFQIIEADKLRKKLHNTILELKGNIRVFCRVRPFLSDTDSNGQEEAIISYPSSVENAGRGIDLMNQGQKCSFSYDKVFDHSASQDDVFVEMSQLVQSALDGYKVCIFAYGQTGSGKTYTMMGKPGRDQKGIIPRSLEQIFKTSQSLESQGWKYCMQASMLEIYNETIRDLLAPGRSSSEMPGGKQYTIKHDSQGNTTVSDLTTTNVFSTADVTSLLEKASHSRSVGKTQMNEQSSRSHFVFTLKIFGSNESTGQQVQGVLNLIDLAGSERLTKSGATGERLKETQAINKSLSALSDVIFAIAKNDDHVPFRNSKLTYLLQPCLGGDSKTLMFVNVSPEASSAGETLCSLRFASRVNACEIGVARRQTQSKSSSDNSNRLSYG, encoded by the exons ATGGCGTCCTCCCTCACGCCGCGCAGCCCGTACCAG AAAAAGGAGAACCTGGGGAGCCTGCGGCGGGGGATGGGGTACAACGCGCCGCCGCGCCGCAACGTGCTCTCGGCCATCAACAACGGCGGCGGCGCCAACGCCGAGCCGGCGCCCTCGGAGGCCGGCTCCGAGGCGCCCGCCTTCGAGTTCAGCGGGAGGGAGGATGTGGACCGCCTGCTCAGCGAGAAGATGAAGGGCAAATCCAAGAACGACTACAAG GGCCGGACGGAGCAGATGAGCGAGTACATCAAGAGGCTGAGGGCCTGCATCCGGTGGCTGGTGGAGCTGGAAGACGGCTACTTGGCCGAGCAGGAGAAGCTTCGGGGGCAGATTGATTCAGACAATGCTCGTCATGCAGAGTTTG AGGCTCAGCTCGGTGGTGCGCTTGAAGAATTGAAAGCGGCAAACTTGGAGATGACAACACGGTGTGACTCACTGGAGGAGAGCTTGAACAAGGAGAAGGCCGACAGGCTG ATTGCTGTGGAATCCTATGAAAAGGAAAGAGAAGAAAGGGAATCAGCCGAGGCTTCACGGGATGTACTGACCGTCGATCTTGAAAGGGTCACTCATGAGGCAAAACGGTTCAGTGAGCAG CTAAAAATGGTCCAAGACACCAACAAAAGACTTCAGGAATACAACTCCAGCTTGCAGCAATACAACAGTAATCTTCAAGCTGATACATCGAAGAACGGAGAAATCATTTCGAAGCTGCAAAGGGAGAAGAGTGCAATGATGGAAGCCATGACTAATCTGAAAGATCTTAACAACTCAATGAAGAACCAGTTGGATTCTTCCATG TCCTCCCAGAAAGAAGCAATTAGAGTGAAAGAAGAACTTAGAAAAGAAGTAGAATGCCTCAGAGCTGATTTACAACAAGTTAGAGAAGACCGTGATCAGTCTGTTGCTCAACTGAATACCTTGACCGCGGAACTGGCCACTTACAGCGAACAGGCTAGAAAGTCTTCGAAAGACTCTGAACTTTTGAGAATAAAGGCGGCAGCCTTTGAG GAAACATGCAGTTCACAGCAAGAGCAAATTGAAACATTGCAGAAGCAGCTTGCAGTTGCAACTGAGAAGCTGAAG CATGCTGATGTGACTGCAATTGAGGCGATGACAGGATATGAATCACAGAAAGAGACAATCAAAGATCTGGAAGAGCGTTTGGCATATGCAGAGTTTCAAATCATTGAAGCTGACAAGCTACGAAAGAAGCTGCACAATACCATCTTG GAACTAAAAGGCAATATCAGAGTATTTTGTAGGGTTCGACCTTTTCTGTCGGACACCGATTCTAATGGTCAGGAAGAAGCCATTATTTCTTATCCATCATCCGTGGAAAATGCTGGGCGTGGTATTGATTTAATGAATCAAG GTCAGAAATGTTCTTTTTCATATGACAAGGTTTTCGATCACAGCGCTTCGCAAGATGATGTGTTTGTGGAAATGTCACAGCTAGTCCAAAGTGCGCTTGATGGATACAAG GTATGCATATTTGCATATGGTCAAACAGGGTCAGGTAAAACTTATACAATGATGGGTAAGCCAGGCCGTGATCAGAAAGGTATCATACCTCGATCTTTGGAGCAAATTTTCAAGACCAGTCAGTCTCTAGAATCTCAAGGATGGAAGTATTGTATGCAG GCGTCAATGTTGGAAATATACAATGAGACAATTCGTGACTTGTTAGCACCAGGACGCTCCAGTAGTGAGATGCCTGGCGGTAAACAATACACAATAAAGCATGATTCCCAGGGAAACACAACAGTCTCCGATCTTACAACTACTAATGTGTTCAGCACTGCTGATGTGACGTCTCTTCTAGAGAAAGCATCTCATAGCAG GTCTGTAGGTAAGACCCAAATGAATGAGCAATCTTCCAGGAGCCATTTTGTCTTCACACTAAAGATATTTGGATCAAATGAG AGCACAGGCCAACAAGTGCAAGGTGTGCTGAACTTGATTGATTTGGCTGGGAGTGAACGGCTTACTAAAAGTGGCGCAACAGGTGAACGCTTGAAGGAAACTCAG GCCATCAACAAGAGCCTGTCAGCTCTCAGCGATGTTATCTTTGCGATTGCGAAAAACGATGACCATGTGCCCTTTAGGAACTCGAAGCTCACGTACCTCTTGCAG CCTTGCCTTGGTGGGGACTCGAAGACGCTCATGTTCGTCAACGTTTCGCCCGAGGCGTCCTCAGCCGGGGAGACTCTCTGCTCCCTGAGGTTCGCGTCGAGGGTGAACGCGTGCGAGATCGGGGTGGCGAGACGGCAGACACAGTCCAAGTCCTCCTCGGATAACAGTAACAGGCTGAGCTACGGGTGA